In Candidatus Methylacidiphilales bacterium, the sequence TTGTCCCAGACCAGCTTGCCATTGGTTTTGCCTTCGGTCCCAACGGGGCCCAAAATGACCACATCGCCTTCCACCTGCCCCAGCATTTTTTTGAGCAGCGTATTTTCGGCCTTTAACGCAAGATAGTCCGTCCCATAGCCAGCGCTTGTAGCCTGCGATGACAGCATGCTGTGTTTTTGGCCCTTCATATACAAATATCCTGCAAGCAGCGCTCCAATCACCAGAAGCACCGCGACAATTTTGATGTTATTTATTCCCATTGCCATACGAGACGACCTTTCTGTTCAATCAATTTCCATAGACACGGCCCCAGTGGACATCGAGCCTGTTTTTCAAATACAAACTCAGGGCCTTGACCAGGCACTTTGATTCCGCGGCCTTGCCGCGATTTGAAATGGAGTGCAAAGGCTCGTTTGGTTTTGCCTGGAAGGCTTCCTGCCAGATGATCGGCCCCTGGTCGAGATCCGGCGTCACGAAATGGGCCGTCACCCCGACGATTCGCACGCCTTTTTCATAGGCCTGACGGTAGGCGGAGGCGCCCGGGAATGCGGGCAAAAGCGAGGGATGGATGTTGATGATCTTGTTCTTCCAACGCCATACAAAGTCGGGTGAAAGGATCTTCATGAAACGCGCCAACACAATGAAATCGATCTTCTCCTTTTCAAGAATCTGCAGCGTCCTGTGTTCCGCCTGGCTTCTTTCACTGTAATCCACCCGGTAAAACGGCAGGCCGT encodes:
- a CDS encoding formyltetrahydrofolate deformylase; this translates as MKTFAAITLIGKDRSGAIAAVTQFLFQHKANIEALEEQVSRGQFSMTLQASWASPLFSEQIPVVRSGLQQLARRLKMELKLDVAPRRERQRMALFVTKEPHVLEAVLEAVKNKTIQADPVLVLGNRADLKPVARKYGLPFYRVDYSERSQAEHRTLQILEKEKIDFIVLARFMKILSPDFVWRWKNKIINIHPSLLPAFPGASAYRQAYEKGVRIVGVTAHFVTPDLDQGPIIWQEAFQAKPNEPLHSISNRGKAAESKCLVKALSLYLKNRLDVHWGRVYGN